The following nucleotide sequence is from Harmonia axyridis chromosome 5, icHarAxyr1.1, whole genome shotgun sequence.
ctgaaagaataaaaaatataggctGTTATTTAAAAATCTTCAGTTTTgacgaatttgagttgtccaagttcatgatcttctcataaacacccttTTTTGGTCTAAACCGCAGTCTTATAATAATACGTATTAGctgaatcgaaaattaaaaaggtTCTCTCCACCAAGCTTggaattttcatattcaaatgtAAATTTTCGTCTCAATCGAATCTGCAGTTTAGAAATGAACAGAAATACACAATTTCGAACAACCATATATTTACGGaccctaccctgaaaatttcaggtttcTACTTTCTAGCTATTTTCgatcgagagttatcgtgtttacgaccGGTTGACCGGACATTCTTGAATTCGTCATCGTAGTGAAtcgaaccttatcatttgagaccaaTCCTTgctaaaaagtgaaaaataacaGGAATTATGACGAAATTATAGAGCAAATGCTCAAGTATGAGAGAAGCATTAAGTCAAAAGTTTTTAAAGcgctcatttattcatttctggATTATATGTGTACATTTCCAAAAGTAAAATTAGAATTTCAGggtggttgaatttttttcctcaatTCCAATGAATACCTCAAATTGCATTTCTCACAAATAAAGGGAAACCAAACATAAGTCTGCGCTGCGATgtggaaaatttgaatgaatgttcCTCTTTTGAACTACGAGCCACAGACAAATCTTTCTGATCGTGTGCCATCTGTCAATTTGTCAATAAAATAGGTTAAATGTCGAATATTCTAACCCTAATTTAGTGATCAACACATTCATGAGAATGAAATAACTACAAAGATTGCTATAAAAAATCGCAGTatctttgtaattttcaattaaaaatgtaCAGATTCGTCCATCGAATACGGCAAGCCTTGCCTTTGTCGAGATCACTAACAACAGAAACTGTTCATGAAACCAGTGCAGACAAGATAAACGAATCAAATGAAACTGTCTCTGCAAATAAGAAATCATGGGTATCTCCTCCTAAATATCAAGACCCTTGTCAAGTATGGGTCGAAAATCTCGATACAATAGATGAAAAGAAATTAGAAATAATTGAACTTCACCCAGAGATTTTTGCTACGAATCCTAGAATCGATATGGTTCAGGAGAATGTGAGATGGCAAACTCTATATCGTTATGTGAGTTATGCACACACAAAATCAAGATTCGAGGTGAGGGGAGGAGGTAGAAAGCCTTGGCCCCAAAAAGGTGAATACGTCTAATTGTATCTGATCATTCAAATCTGAATACTTCTTTCGTTTTCAGGAATGGGTAGAGCTAGACATGGTTCTATAAGAAGTCCCCTATTTAAAGGAGGTGGAGTGGTTCATGGACCTAAGGCTCCTAATCCTCATTTTTATATGTTAGATTATTACAAACGAGTTAACGGTTTAACTTCCATGTTATCTATAAAATTAGCTCAAGATGACCTTCATATCGTGGATGACATTGAAATTCCTACAGAAGATCCTAAATATATTACGGAACTAATTAAAAGCAGATGCTGGGGTCCCTCCGTTCTCATAATTGATGagtaaatatttcagattttttaaaTGAGTAAAACGAGTCAACAAATGTTATGATTTCAGAGTCGATCTCATGCCAAGGAATATAACGGTAGCAACGGACCAAATATACCATGTCAATTTGATGCCGGTTTATGGTTTGAATGTGTATTCAATGCTTAAACATGATACTCTTGTAATCAGCAAGCCTGCAGTTGAACTGATAGAAA
It contains:
- the LOC123679682 gene encoding 39S ribosomal protein L4, mitochondrial; protein product: MYRFVHRIRQALPLSRSLTTETVHETSADKINESNETVSANKKSWVSPPKYQDPCQVWVENLDTIDEKKLEIIELHPEIFATNPRIDMVQENVRWQTLYRYVSYAHTKSRFEVRGGGRKPWPQKGMGRARHGSIRSPLFKGGGVVHGPKAPNPHFYMLDYYKRVNGLTSMLSIKLAQDDLHIVDDIEIPTEDPKYITELIKSRCWGPSVLIIDEVDLMPRNITVATDQIYHVNLMPVYGLNVYSMLKHDTLVISKPAVELIENKLLSILYRNNSLQLTKKFVLSQT